The DNA region TCGAGGCGATGGTGACGCGCCACGGCAACAATCTCTTCTACCGCGACGTCAACCTGCGCCTGCTCTGTTGCCAGGTGCGCAAGGTGCTGCCGCTCCGGCGGGCACTGATGAACTTCGATGCCTGGGTCACCGGGCTGCGCCGCGACCAGTGGGCCACACGCTCTAATATTCGCAAGATCGAAATCGACCACGATCACGGCGCGATCGTGAAGTTCGCCCCGCTCGCCGACTGGACCGAGGAAGAGGTCTGGGACTATATCCGCGGCCACGACGTTCCCTACAACGCGCTCTACGACCGCGGCTTCCGCTCGATTGGATGCGCACCGTGCACGCGCGCGGTCGCGCCGGGCGCCGATCCGCGCTCGGGCCGCTGGTGGTGGGAGAGCGGTGCGCCCAAGGAGTGCGGGATGCACTGCGCGATCGAAACCGGCGGCTTCGAACACGAACTGGCGGCGCTGCTTGGCCGCGACCACGCGGTTGCAAAGGACGGTGCGGCGCGCAACGGCGCAAATGGTCACGACGGCAACGCCCCCGCAGGCGAGGGCGGCGATGGCTAAGGCGTCAATGAAAGCCGCGGGGCAGGTGTCGGCGCTGGCCCTCGACACGCTCGAGCGCGCGGTGCTCGCCGCGCCGGTCGCCGCCTTCGCCGAGGCCGCGCGCGAGCCGGCGGCGCGCGCCCGATGGGCCGAACTGGCCGCCGCGATAGACGCGCTGGAAGTTCCCGCGCCGCTCCTGGAGCAGTTCGGCGCGCTTGTGGAAGCCGCGCTTACCAGCGGACGGGTTCGCCGCGAGCACGGCCCGGGCGCCGAGCTTTCGCTGCGCGCACTCTACCTGAAGACTCCGCGCGGGCGCGCGGCGGCCGAGGCGGTCGAGGCGCTCAACGCGGCGCTCAGCGAATTTGCGGGCCGGCCGCTTGACGCTGTGAGCGTCGCGATACGCGGACCGGGCGCGTGGGCGCTTACGCTGCAGAGCGCCCGCGCGCGCATCGTCGTTCGCTTCGCCCACGACGGCGTGCAGGCGGAGAGCGTCGAGCTCGGCTGAGACGCGCCGCCGGGCGCCGATTCAAGAGGCGCCGGCGAAGCCGTCGGTGATGTCGGCGAGGTAGGGGATGCGGTAACGCTCGCCGCGGAGCGCCTTCCACATCAGGAAAATCCACATCACGGCCAGCGCCAGGTTGACGAGCTCCTGCAGCCCGCCCAGCAGCCGGCCCAGCGAGTAGGGCAGCACCGCGATGAAGACGCCAAAGATGACGTTGATCACTAACCAGGCGACCGAAAACGCGATCGACTGGCGGGCGTGGAACCGGACGTAGTCGTCCCTGTCGTACGGTTCGAGGTAGAGGAAGACGATACCGGTCACCAGCCCCAGGACATAGGCGAGCGCCGCAATCACCTGGTTTTGTGGGGTGCCGCTCTGTGCGTCCATCGCGCGCTGCCTCCTCCCGCTGCCGCCGGGGCGGCTGGCGCGCCCGGCTATCTTAGCGCATTCCGATAGCAACGCCCCGCGGTCCGCGCAAGCGCCTGGCCGCGTGCTTGCGGCCGATGGCAGATGCGTGGGAAAAGGGAATCCGCGATCCGTGCTGGCGTGCGCACGTGGCGGCGCGATCCGCGGGCAGCCGGCAAAATTGCGGGAGGTGGGTACGATGGCGCTTGAAGTGACCTGGGACCCCAAGGTCTGCATCCACTCGGGCAACTGCGTGAAGAGCTTGCCGCAGGTCTTCCGCGTCGAAAACGGCAAGTTCGTCATCGAACCGGCCAGGGCCGACGACGAGCGCGTGCGCGCCACGGTCAACGCCTGTCCCTCCAGGGCGCTGCGAATCAAGCAGTAAGGCGCCTTCGCGGCGCGCCGCTATTTTCTGGGATTGCCGCCCCCGAGCTGGTGAAGCACGGCCTCGTTGGCGCGCGCTCCGGCCGCCATCTCGAGTTGGGCGCGGATGCGTGCGGCGAGCTGACGGCGGAAGACCGGCTTGGCCAGAAAGTCGCCCACCCCCAACCGCATCCCTTCCGCGCGCGCGTCGAGGTCGTCGCGCGCCGTAATCATGATGACCGGGATTTCGGCGGTTACGGGGTTTTCCTTAAGCTTGCGGCAGACCTGAAAGCCGTCCATCTCCGGCATCATGAGATCGAGCAGGATCACGTCCACCGGGGTTTCCCGCGCGATCCGCAGGCACTCCTGGCC from Candidatus Binataceae bacterium includes:
- a CDS encoding phosphoadenylyl-sulfate reductase, which translates into the protein MRAESEHILMDELEAGEAAVELDDKEPQEVLEWALERFGGRLGICSSFQAEGSALIDMAWRIDPGVRVFTIDTGRQPQETHDLIDAVRARYGVRVEVFAPDSGVVEAMVTRHGNNLFYRDVNLRLLCCQVRKVLPLRRALMNFDAWVTGLRRDQWATRSNIRKIEIDHDHGAIVKFAPLADWTEEEVWDYIRGHDVPYNALYDRGFRSIGCAPCTRAVAPGADPRSGRWWWESGAPKECGMHCAIETGGFEHELAALLGRDHAVAKDGAARNGANGHDGNAPAGEGGDG
- a CDS encoding DUF4870 domain-containing protein — protein: MDAQSGTPQNQVIAALAYVLGLVTGIVFLYLEPYDRDDYVRFHARQSIAFSVAWLVINVIFGVFIAVLPYSLGRLLGGLQELVNLALAVMWIFLMWKALRGERYRIPYLADITDGFAGAS
- a CDS encoding (4Fe-4S)-binding protein; the protein is MALEVTWDPKVCIHSGNCVKSLPQVFRVENGKFVIEPARADDERVRATVNACPSRALRIKQ
- a CDS encoding response regulator, which translates into the protein MPEERVPHILVVDDDPDTVAILARHLQREGFVALPAISGQECLRIARETPVDVILLDLMMPEMDGFQVCRKLKENPVTAEIPVIMITARDDLDARAEGMRLGVGDFLAKPVFRRQLAARIRAQLEMAAGARANEAVLHQLGGGNPRK